The Chromatiales bacterium genome segment ACCCTGCGCTGGCTGGAGGCCGCCCGCGACCTGTTCTTCCACGATCGCGAGGCCGGCAAGGTCTTCATGCGCGCCAGCCCCGCGGTGGTGGAGAAGACCGGCGAGGTGGACTTCTGGGTGGCGCAGGCCCGCGGCTTCTCGAAGTGGGTGAATTCCTGGGGGGCGCTCGAGGGCTTCATGGCCCAGGTGGGCGACGTGACGGCCGAATGGGGCCGCGAGGCCGAGCAGCGCTGGTACGACATCGGCCTGCGCTGGTGTGAGCGCCACCTGGAGGACGCCGCGCACTACTTCCGCGCCCCCTTCCGCGAACTCGGCGACGGGCGCGGCATCGAGGGTATCGAGGACCTGATCGCCCCGGCCGAGAAGCTCTTTGACGAGCGCGGCCTGACGCTGGATGCCTATCTCGAGGGGGCGGTGATCGCGCGCAACATCGTCGGCGTGGCGGGCATCGAGAGCTGGGCACGGCGCGGCGCCGACATCATGCAGGCCGGCCGTTCGCGCGGCGAGGAATACTTTCGGCTGGAGAGCGAGGAGAGCCTGCGCCTGCTGCTGGACGGCATGCCGGGCTACCGCCCGCGGCGCCACAGCCGCTTCCTGCAGCTGCTGACCACGGCCTGGTTCGGCCACCTGGTGCCGCTGGCCGATGGCGACTGGCGTCCGGGCCGGGGGCGCCCGATGATGGACACCGACGGGCATACCCTCTACCTGCCCGCCGTGCTGGAGGGGCGCGAGGAGGCCATCGTCGCGGTGCTCCACACCATGGGGCACCTGCGCTTCGACACCTATTTCCTCGACCACATCGAGGCGCTGTTTGGCGAGCTGGGCATGGAACACCCGCCCGTCGACGCCGATCAGCGCATCACCTGGCGTCCGCTCTACGCCCACTTCGAGGAGCGCATGTTCCGCTTCCAGGTGCTGTTCGACCTCTGCGAGGACCTGCGCGTGGACGCGCGCCTGGACACCCTCATCCCCGGTTACCTCAGACGCGTGGTGCACCTGGCCGACGCGCATGAGCAGCCGCAGGGTCCGGCCGGCGTGTTCTACCGCTACGCGCTGGCCCAGTACGAGGCCCTGGCCCTGGGGCGCGGTCTCGATGCACGCCTGCAGCCGCTGCTGGCGGAGGACGCCAGCGTGGTGGATGCCTTCCGCGTGTCCCGCGGGCTGTTCGACGAGGCCGAGTTTCCCGAGATCGGTATCGACGCGCGCGACGACGCCTACCTGCCGGGTCACGGGCACAACACCGGTCGCCCGGTATACCCGCGCCGGCGCTGGCAGGACGAGGTCTACGTCAACGACTACGACGTGCACGCCGACAACAAGGCCGAGGCCGAGAAGCAGAAGGAAGAGCAGCCGCAGACCACGCAGGAGATGCGCCAGGTCGACCCCGACCCGGACATCAACGTGCCGCAGGAGAACACCTCCGGCAGCGGCGGGCGCATCGGCGTGGGCATCCCCATGCCGGCCCAGGTGGTCGGCCGCGGGGCGACCGTACACGAACTCACCGAGGGCTATCCCTATCCCGAGTGGGACTACCGCGAGCAACGCTACATCCACGAGTGGGCGCGGGTGCAGGAACGCCGGCTGGAGGAGATGGAACCCGAACGCGCGGAGATGATCCGCGCCGATCATGCCGGGGCGCTCAAGCGCCTGCGCCGCGCCCTGGAGATGCAGCGCCCGAGCCGCATGGCGCCCCTGCGCCGCCAGCTCGAGGGCGACGAACTCGACATGGAGGCGGCGGTGGGGTTCGTCGCCGAGAAGAAGGCCGGGCTCTCGCCCAAGCCCTTCATCTACCGCCACCGCACCCGCCAGCACCGCGACACGGCCGTGATGCTGCTGGCCGACATGTCCACCTCCATCATGGCGAGCCATGCCGGCGGGCAGGGCAAGCTCATCGACCACCTGCGCGCGGGCCTGATGATGTTCGCCGAGGCGATCAACGACGTCGGCGATCCGAACGCGATCTGCGGCTTCGCCTCGAAGAACCACGACAACGTGAACTACTACGTGCTCAAGGACTTCGACGAGACCATGAACCCCGACGTGCGCGCGCGCATCGCCGCCGTCTCCGGCCGCCTGGCCAGCCGCATGGGTGCGGCCATCCGTCACTCCATCGAGCGCTTCAACGGCGTGTCCGCCCATCATCGTCTGCTGCTGCTGCTCACCGACGGGCGTCCGGCCGACTACGACGACGGCGGCGACACACGCTACCTGCACGAGGACACGCGCATGGCGATGAAGGAGGCCGTGGATCGCGGCATCCACCCCTTCTGCGTGACGCTCGACCCCTCCGGCAGCGAGTACCTCCCGGCGATCTTCGGCCCCGGGCACTACACCGTCATCGACCACGCGGCGGACCTGCCGGCCCGACTGCCCGAGATCTACCTGCGCCTGCGCCGCTGAGCGCCCCTGTCCATGAGCCAGACTGCCGACGATCTCAACGCGAACCCCGTGGCCGTCCCGCCGACCCGCAAGGCGGTACTCACCGCCGCCGCGCGCTATCGCCGGCACTCCTACGGTGACAACCACCCGCTCGGTATCCCGCGCGTGTCGCTCACCCTGGACCTGATCCGCGCCTACGGCGCCCTGGACGAGGCCACCGAATACCTGCCCTCGCGCAAGGCCCTGCCGCGCGAGCTCCAGTGGTTCCACACCCGCGAGTACGTCTCGGCCATGCAGCGCTGCGAGGCCGTGGGCAAGGTGTTCGACAAGTACCGCCAGCGCCACAACATCGGCAATTACGAGAACCCGTATTTCCCGGATTTCTTCGCCACGCCCGCCACCGCCACCGGCGGCAGCATCCAGGGCGCCGAGGAGGTGCTGAAGGGCCGCGTCGCCTTCAGTCCGGCCGGCGGCATGCACCACGCCCTGCCGGATTCCGCCCAGGGCTTCTGCTTCTTCAACGACCCTGCGCTGGCCATCCTGCGCCTGCGCCAGGAAGGGCTGCGCGTGCTGTACGTCGATATCGACGCGCATCACGGCGACGGCGTGGAATACGCCTTTCGCGACGACCCCGGCGTCTGCACCTTCTCCCTGCACATGGACACCGAGTACGCCTATCCCTTCAAGGGCGGGCAGGTGACGGATACGGGGCCGCAGGGCAATGCCGTGAACGTGCCGCTGCCCCGCGAGATGAACGACAGCGAATACCGTCACGTCTTTACCCGGGTCTGGCCCGCGGTGCTGGCGGCCTTCGAACCGGAGGTCGTGGTGCTGCAGACCGGTACCGACATCCTGCGGCCGGACCCGCTCGGCAAGTTCCGCATCTCCACGCAGCTGTTCCTGGAGCTGGTGCAGCGCATCCTCGACGACAGCCCGACGCATGCCGACGGCACGCCGCGCCTGCTGGCGGTGGGCGGCGGCGGCTATCACCCGCTGGTGCTGGCGCGCTGCTGGGTCGGCGTGTGGGCCATCCTCTCCGGGCGTGAGCTCCCCGCCGAGCTGCCGGATGCGGGACAGGCCCTGCTGCGCGCGGTGGACTGGGACCAGGACGAGGACGAGGAGTATTTCGAAGGCCTGTTTGCCAGCCGGCTCGACCCCGCCTACGAGGGCGAGCTGCGCGCCGAGGTGCGTGCGCTGGCCGACCGGGTGCTGGACACGCACCCGCTGTTCGCCGGGGCCGCCGTGCGCTGAAGCCCGGCCCCGATTCTGATAACCTTCTGCGGTTTACGACCGCAGTCCAACCGATACCCGTGACGATGCAGCCAAAACCGACCCTGATCACCGGACATGCCAACGCCAAGGCCACCCGCGCCTACGCCGAGCAGCACCAGCGCGAGGGGCACGCGGCCGAGGGCCATTACAGCGAGTTCCTGCGCGCACGCATGCAGCTCTCGAGCCTGGGCGTGGGCACCTTCCCGGGCGCGGCCACGCCCGAGGTGGATGCGAAGATCGCGGCCATCGTCACCCGTGCCCTGCTGTCCGGCGTCAACGTCATCGACACCGGTGCGCATTACCGCTACGGCCGTTCGCTGGCCGCGGTGGGGGCGGGCGTGCGTGCCGCGGTCGAGGCCGGCGTGCCGCGCGAGGCCATGTTCCTGATCTCCAAGGGGGGCTTCCTCACCCTGCGCGGCGGGCCGCCGCCCGACATGCAGGCCTGGTTCGAGCAGGAGATCGTGGCGCAGGGCTACGGCAGCATGGAGGACCTGGCCAAGGGCTGCCATCTGCTCACGCCGGCCTACATCAATTACCAGATCGAGCTCTCGCGCAACCTGATGGGTGTGGAGACGCTGGACGCCTTCCTCGTCGACCAGCCCGAGGTGCACATCCCGGAGATCGGCAAGGAGGCGCTCAACCGCAAGCTGCTGCCGGTGTTCGAGGTGCTGGAGCGGGCCGTTGCCGAGGGCCGCATCCGCTACTACGGCATCGCCACCTTCGACAGCCTGCGGGTGGAGACCGACGACAAGCTGTTCCAGTCCATCACCTCCATGCAGGGCCTGGCCGAGAAGGCGGCGCAGGCCGCGACCGGCCAGGACATGGCGCGCCACCACTTCAAGCTCATGACCATGCCCTTCAACCAGGTGATGCTGGAGGGCTTCACGCGCTTCAACACCGCCACCGGGCAGGGCAACGTCGGCTCGCCGGTGCAGGCCGCGCATCAGCTCGACGTGTACATGATGGCCAGCCACAGCATGTTCAAGGGCCATCTGGCGCAGCAGTCCATGGACGTGGTGGAGCGTGCCATCGGCAACGTCGCCAATCCCGCGCAGCGCGCCCTGCAGTTCAACCGGTCCACGCCCGGCATCGGCACCTCGCTGGTGGGCATGAGCACGCCCGAGCACCTGGACGACGTGCTGGCCGTGGCCAAGCTCCCGCCGCTGCCGCGCAAGGACTACCTCGCCATGTACCAGAAGGCCGAGGGCGTGTAACCGCCCCGCCCGGAGACGAGACCCGATGCAAGCCGACCTCAAGGCCCTGGAGTTCGACGCCATCCGCCGGCTCCTGGAAAAGCTCACCGCCACCCCCTACGGGGCCGACGCGGCCCGCGCCCTGGAGCCCGCGCCGAGTCTGGACATCGCCCGCAACATGCAGCAGGCGGTGACGGTGGCCCGCCAGCTCGTCGACGCCGGCCAGGCCCCGTCCATCGGCCAGCTGCCGGACGTGCGCGCCGCCCTGCGCCAGGCCGCCTCCCCGGGCGCGGCCCTGAGCAGCCAGGCGCTGTACAACCTGCAGGTGGTGATGAACGCCGGCAGCCGGCTGGCCGATGCCCTGGCCGGCCGGCCCGGACTCTATCCCGGCGATCTGGCTGAACTGCGTCCGCCGCAGCCGATCGTCGACATCCTCGCCCGTACCCTGGTGGGCGCGGGTACCCTGCGTGACGATGCCAGCGAGGCCCTGGTGGGCTATTTCGGCGAGCGCCGGGCGCTGCGCGAGCAGGTGGAGGACGTGGTGCGCAAGCGCATGGCGAAGGCCGACATCAAGGACCAGTTCGAGGATGCGAACCGGGTCGACTGGTACAATGAGCGCGCCGTGATCACCCTGCGCGGTACCGAGGCCGACAAGGTCAAGGGGGTGCGCCGTGGCTCGGCCATGGGCGGGCGCGACGTCATCATCGAGCCGATGGAGGCCGTGCCGCACAACAACCAGCTGGAGACGGTGAACGGCAAGATCACCGGCGAACAGCAGCGCCTGCTGCGCGAGATCACGGGCGTGATCCGCGAGCACGTCGAGTCCCTCCAGCAGCTGCTCGCGGCCATCACCTGGGTGGACCTCGCGCTGGCCGCCGGCGAGCTGAGCCGCGCCATGCACGGCCACGCCCCCACGCTGAGCGAGTCGGCCGGCGTGGAGCTCAACCAGGCCTATCACCCGCTCCTGCTGCTGCAGTTCGCCGGCGGCCGCGGCCCGCAGCCCGTGCCGCTGTCGATCCGTCTGGGCGGCGAGGACACCATCCTGCTGATCACCGGGCCCAACACCGGTGGCAAGACCGTGGCGCTCAAGACCCTGGGGCTGCTCACGGTGATGGCCTACTGCGGCCTGCACATCCCGGCCGAACAGGATTGCGTGATCGGCAACTACCGCAAGGTGATCGTCGATGTCGGCGACCACCAGAGCCTGTTCCACCACCTGTCCACCTTCGCCGGCCACGTGGAGGTGCTCAAGCGCATCCTCGACGAGGCCGACGGCGACACCCTGGTGCTGCTCGACGAGCTGGGCACCGGCACCGACCCGGAGGAGGGCGCGGCACTGGCCATGGCGGTGTTGGACGAGCTGCTGGAGCGCCGCGTGCAGGGCATCGTCAACACCCACCTCTCGCCGCTCAAGGACTACGCCGACCGTCACGCCAACATCGTCAACGCCTCCATGCAGTTCGACCACGAGCGCCTGGTGCCCACCTACCAGCTGCAGATCGGCGTACCCGGCGTCTCGCTGGGGCTCACCATCGCCGAGAAGAACGGTCTGCCCCGCGACCTGATCGGCCGGGCCCGCGAGCACCTGGCCGAGATCTCCGAACTGAGCGCCCGCCACGGCTGATGCCGTCGGCGGCCCGCCCGCGGGGCCGGATCTCCCCCGGCCACGCGCAATATTAATAGTTCGTGAAATCTTGAATCGAAGCGGTTAAGATTAAAGTCTTTCGCTTTCCGTACCCTCGGCGGCAATCGTGTTGATTTTATGGGGTTTTTTCTCCCGGCCGGTTATGGGACGGTAGGCGTGTTTCTGAGAAACTTCCGTATGGGGACTTGCAAGTGGAACTGACCGGTGCCGAAATCTTCGTCCGTTGCCTCAAGGAAGAGGGCGTAGATGTCATTTTCGGGTATCCCGGTGGTGCGGTCCTGCACATCTACGACGCGCTGTACAAGCAGAAGGACGTGACCCACGTCCTCGTGCGTCACGAGCAGGGCGCGGTGCACGCCGCCGAGGGCTACGCGAAATCCTCCGACCGTCCGGGCGTGGCGCTGGTCACCTCGGGCCCGGGTGCCACCAATGCCATCACCGGCATTGCCGACGCCTACATGGATTCGGTACCGCTGGTCGTCTTCTCCGGCCAGGTCAATACCGCGCTCATCGGCAACGACGCCTTCCAGGAAGTGGACACGGTGGGCATCACGCGCCCGATCGTGAAGCACAACTTCCTGGTCAAGGACGTGAAGGACCTGGCCGAGACCATCAAGAAGGCCTTCTACGTGGCGACCACCGGCCGTCCCGGTCCGGTGGTGGTGGACATCCCCAAGGACGTGACCGCCAACAAGGCCGAGTTCAAGTACCCGCGCACGGTGAAGATGCGCTCGTACAACCCGACCGTGAAGGGGCATCTGGGCCAGATCAAGAAGGCGGTGGATCTCATCCTCGCGGCCGAGAAGCCCATGATCTACAGCGGCGGCGGTGTGATCCTGAGCCATGCCTCCAAGGCGCTGACCGACTTCACGAAGTACCTCGGTTATCCCATCACCAACACGCTGATGGGCCTGGGCGCCTATCCGGCCACCGACCGGCAGTTCGTCGGCATGCTGGGCATGCACGGCACCTACGAGGCCAACATGGGCATGCACCATGCCGACCTCATCATCGCCGTCGGGGCACGTTTCGACGACCGCGTGACCGGCAACATCGAGAAGTTCTGCCCGCATGCGAAGATCGTGCACCTGGACATCGACCCGGCCTCCATCTCCAAGAACGTGAAGGTGGATGTGCCGATCGTGGGCGACGTGGACCATGTGCTCAAGGAGCTGATCAAGGAACTCAAGGCGCGCAAGGAAAAGCCCGATGCCAAGGCGCTGGACGCCTGGTGGAAGCAGATCGAGGAATGGCGCGCCATGGACTGCCTCAAGTACGACCGCGAGAGCGAGCTGATCAAGCCGCAGTACGTGATCCAGAAACTCTGGGAAGTGACCAAGGGCGATGCCTTCGTGACCTCGGACGTGGGTCAGCACCAGATGTTCACGGCGCAGTTCTACAAGTTCGACAAGCCCAACCGCTGGATCAATTCCGGGGGACTCGGCACCATGGGCTTCGGCCTGCCGGCCGCCATGGGCGTGCAGATGGCCAACCCCAAGGAGCTGGTCTGCACCGTCACGGGCGAGGCCAGCATCCAGATGTGCATCCAGGAGCTGTCCACCTGCCTGCAGTACCAGCTGCCCATCAAGGTCGTGAACCTCAACAACCGCTACATGGGCATGGTGCGTCAGTGGCAGGAGTTCTTCTACCAGGGCCGCTACGCCATGTCCTACATGGATGCCCTGCCGGACTTCGTGAAGCTGGCCGAGGCCTACGGACACGTCGGCATGCGCATCGAGAAGCCGGCCGATGTCGAGGGCGCGCTCAAGGAGGCGATGAAGCTAAAGGACCGCCTGGTCTTCATGGACTTCATCACCGACCAGGGTGAGAACGTCTATCCCATGATTCCCGCCGGTGCGGGGCAGAACGAAATGATCCTGGTGTAAGTCATGCGGCACATCATCTCCATACTGATCGAAAACGAGTCCGGGGCCCTGTCGCGTGTGGCCGGCCTGTTCTCGGCGCGCGGCTACAACATCGAGTCGCTCACCGTGGCGCCCACCGACGACCCGACCCTGTCGCGCATGACCCTGGTGACCCGCGGGTCCGACCAGATCATCGAGCAGATCACCAAGCAGCTGAACAAGCTGGTGGACGTGGTCAAGCTCATGGATCTCACCGAGCATCGCCATATCGAGCGCGAGATGATGCTGGTGAAGGTCAAGGCACAGGGCTCGGCGGAACGCGATGAGGTCAAGCGCCTGGTCGATATCTTCCGCGGCCGCATCGTCGACGTCGCTGCCACCACTTACACGGTGGAGCTCACCGGCACCGGCGACAAACTCGACGCCTTCATCACCGCGCTGGAAGGCAGTGTCATCCTCGAGGTGGTGCGTTCCGGCGTCATGGGCATCGCGCGTGGCGACGTGGCGCTGAAGATCTGAGCATCGATTTCCGACGCCGCCGACCGGCGGCGTCCAGAACCTTTGAATCACTGGCTTTACGTGGGGAACATCCAATGAAGATCTATTACGACAAAGACTGCGACCTCTCCATCATCAAGGGGATGAAGGTCGCCATCATCGGCTACGGCTCCCAGGGCCACGCCCATGCGAACAACCTCAAGGATTCCGGCGTCGACGTCACCGTCGGCCTGCGCCCGGGTTCCGCCTCCGTGGCCAAGGCCGAGAAGTCCGGCCTGACCGTGAAGCCGGTGGCCGAGGCCGTGGCCGCCGCCGATGTGGTCATGATGCTGACCCCGGACGAATTCCAGTCCCAGCTCTACAAGGCCGAGATCGAGCCCAACCTGAAGAAGGGTGGCGTGCTGGCCTTCGCGCATGGCTTCGCCATCGTCTACAATCAGATCGTGCCGCGTGCCGACATGGACGTGATCATGATCGCGCCCAAGGCCCCGGGCCACACCGTGCGTTCCGAGTTCACCAAGGGCGGCGGCATCCCGGACCTGATCGCGATCGAACAGGATGCCTCCGGCAAGGCCCGCGACATCGCGCTGTCCTACGCCTCCGCCATCGGCGGTGGCCGCACCGGCATCATCGAGACCACCTTCCGTGACGAGACCGAGACCGACCTGTTCGGCGAACAGGCCGTGCTCTGCGGCGGCGCCGTGGAGCTGGTGAAGGCCGGCTTCGAGACCCTGGTCGAGGCGGGCTACGCGCCGGAGATGGCCTACTTCGAGTGCCTGCACGAGCTCAAGCTCATCGTCGACCTGATGTACGAAGGCGGTATCGCCAACATGAACTACTCCATCTCCAACAACGCGGAGTACGGCGAGTACGTGACCGGTCCGAAGGTCATCAACGAAGAGAGCCGCTGGGCGATGAAGGAAGCCCTGCACAACATCCAGACCGGTGAATATGCCAAGCGCTTCATCCTCGAGGGGCAGACCAACTATCCCGAGATGACCGCGCGCCGCCGCCAGAACGCCGAGCACCCCATCGAGGAGGTCGGTGAGAAGCTGCGTAGCATGATGCCCTGGATCACGGCGAACAAGATCGTCGACAAGACGAAGAACTGAGCAACAGGGGCCGGCGGGGCAAAAGTACCGCCGGCCTTTTTCGTTGTGGAGGACTGATGTTCCCGATCGCGCGCGAGGCCCGTCTGTTCGTACTGGTGCTGCTGGCCGTGGCCGTGCTGGCCTCGATCTATCTGCCGCTGGTCGTGGCGGCGGTGTTCTGGTTGATGCTCCTGCTGCTGGCCTTTCTGCTGCGCGACCTGCGGAGGCTGGTGCCGTCGCGACCGCTGGCCGTGGTCAGTCCGGTGGATGGCGTGGTGACCTCGGTGTCCGAGGCACGTGACCCCTATCTCAAGCGCGAGGCCCTGGTCATCCGCATCCGCCAGCACTGGTTCGGCGAGTTCAACGTACATAGCCCGGTGGAAGGCAAGATCACGGAGCGCTGGTGGCCGGAACGCACGCGCGAGGACGAGGACGAGCTCCCCCCCGGGCACTTCGCCATCTGGATGCAGACCGACGAGGGCGATGATGCCGTGGTGGCCATTGATCTGCAGGGACGGTTCCGGCTCATGCACTGCAGCGCACAGGCGGGCGAACGCACGGGGCAGGGGCGGCGCTGCGGCCTGATGGGCTTCGGCCGGCCGGTCACCGTCTATCTGCCGGCCACTGCCCGCGTGGCCGTGGCGCCGGGGCAGCGCCTGCTGGCGGGGAGCGACGTGATTGCTTCCTTCGTGCATGGCTAACATAATCGGTCCGACATACACGTCTATGCAGGATGCGCATGAGCACTGAAGACCAGAAGTCGCATCGCGCGATCTATCTCCTCCCCAACCTGTTCACCACGGCGGCGCTGTTTGCCGGTTTCTACGCCATCGCCGCCGCCATGGCCGGTCGCTTCGAGGCGGCGGCCGTGGCCATCTTCATCGCCATGGTGCTGGACGGCGTGGACGGGCGCGTGGCGCGCATGACCAATACCCAGAGCGCCTTCGGTGCCGAGTACGACAGCCTCGCCGACATGGTCTCCTTCGGCCTGGCCCCGGCCCTGGTGATGTATCAGTGGGCACTGGTCTACCTCGATCCCCTGGGTTTTGGCTGGGCCAAGACCGGCTGGCTGGCCGCCTTCCTCTATACGGCCTGCGCGGCCCTGCGGCTGGCCCGGTTCAATACCAAGGTGGGCGTCGCCGACAAGCGCTTCTTCCAGGGGCTGCCGAGCCCGACGGCGGCGGCCGTGCTCATGGGCATGGTCTGGGTGCTGAACGACCTCGAGGTGGAAGGGGAGGCCCTGCGCTACGTGGCCCTGGCGGTCACCGTGATCGTGGGCCTGCTGATGGTGAGCAACATCAGCTACTACAGCTTCAAGGACATCGATTTCCGCAACAAGGTGCCGTTCATCGCCATGCTGCTGGTGGTGGTGGTCTTCGTGGTCGCCTCGCTGGACCCGCCCAAGATCCTGCTCGCGGCCTTCGGCATCTACACCCTCTCGGGGCCGGTACTGGCCGTGATCCGCTGGCGGCGCAAGCGTGAACGGGCGCAGGAGTCCTCCGAGGAGCCCGATGCCGGGGACGGCGGCTAGAAAATCCCGCCCCGATACTTGGCAAGGCCGGTTTCGGCCGTTATAGTGGATCCAACTGCAACTGATTATCGATTGACCAATCAATGCCCCATCCGATGTCACAGACTGCGTTCCCGCACACCGCCTCCGCCGGTGTCGCGCGTCTGTGCCTGTCCGATCTGTCCCTGCTTGTGCTGCGACTGCCGCTGTAGCGGCGTCCATCTGGCCTGGCGAGGCGAAACGCACCCATTCTTTATCTATTTCGGAGTCCTGCTGGCCAGGACGATCCGGTACACTATCCCGATTCAGACGATCCGCCCGGCGCGGGTCGAACGGAGAATGTGAACATGGCGGACAAAGACAAACTCATCATCTTCGATACCACCTTGCGCGACGGCGAGCAGAGCCCGGGCGCCTCCATGACCAAGGACGAAAAGGTGCGTATCGCCAAGGCCCTGGAAAAGATGCGCGTGGACGTGATCGAGGCCGGTTTCCCGATCGCCAGCCCCGGCGACTTCGAGGCCGTGCAGGCGGTGGCCCGCAGCATCAAGGACAGCACCGTGTGCGGGCTTTCCCGTGCGCTGGACAAGGACATCGACCGTGCCGGCGAGGCCCTGAAGGACGCCAACTCGGCGCGCATCCACACCTTCATCGCCACCTCGCCCATCCACATGCAGGCGAAGCTGCGCATGGAGCCCGACCAGGTGCTCGAGCAGGCCGTGCGCGCGGTGAAGCGTGCCCGCCAGCACACCGACAACGTCGAGTTCTCGGCCGAGGACGCGGGGCGCTCCGAGCTCGATTTCCTCTGCCGCGTGATCGAGGCGGTGATCGACGCGGGTGCCACCACCATCAACATCCCGGACACCGTGGGCTACAACATCCCGCAGCAGTTCGGCGAGCTCATCGGCAACCTCATGTCGCGCGTGCCGAACGCCGACAAGGCCGTGTTCTCCGTGCATTGTCACAACGACCTGGGCCTGGCCGTCTCCAACTCGCTCGCCGCCGT includes the following:
- a CDS encoding phosphatidylserine decarboxylase — encoded protein: MFPIAREARLFVLVLLAVAVLASIYLPLVVAAVFWLMLLLLAFLLRDLRRLVPSRPLAVVSPVDGVVTSVSEARDPYLKREALVIRIRQHWFGEFNVHSPVEGKITERWWPERTREDEDELPPGHFAIWMQTDEGDDAVVAIDLQGRFRLMHCSAQAGERTGQGRRCGLMGFGRPVTVYLPATARVAVAPGQRLLAGSDVIASFVHG
- the pssA gene encoding CDP-diacylglycerol--serine O-phosphatidyltransferase, which codes for MSTEDQKSHRAIYLLPNLFTTAALFAGFYAIAAAMAGRFEAAAVAIFIAMVLDGVDGRVARMTNTQSAFGAEYDSLADMVSFGLAPALVMYQWALVYLDPLGFGWAKTGWLAAFLYTACAALRLARFNTKVGVADKRFFQGLPSPTAAAVLMGMVWVLNDLEVEGEALRYVALAVTVIVGLLMVSNISYYSFKDIDFRNKVPFIAMLLVVVVFVVASLDPPKILLAAFGIYTLSGPVLAVIRWRRKRERAQESSEEPDAGDGG